From Streptomyces sp. CMB-StM0423, a single genomic window includes:
- a CDS encoding YciI family protein — MSYYVLDYSYVDDYLARRDAYREAHLDLIREYHGHGDLFMAGAMTDAPPRGLLVWRTDGPGPAEEFVRRDPYVANGLVDKWSIRPWNVVDL; from the coding sequence GTGTCCTACTACGTCCTCGACTACTCCTACGTCGACGACTACCTGGCGCGGCGGGACGCCTATCGCGAGGCCCACCTCGACCTCATCCGCGAGTACCACGGGCACGGCGACCTCTTCATGGCCGGCGCCATGACGGATGCCCCGCCGCGCGGCCTGCTGGTCTGGCGGACCGATGGCCCGGGGCCCGCCGAGGAGTTCGTCAGGAGGGACCCGTACGTGGCGAACGGGCTGGTGGACAAGTGGAGCATCCGGCCCTGGAACGTCGTCGACCTCTGA
- a CDS encoding alpha/beta hydrolase: MRVTKPTTAVTAATVLLTALAAAGCGIASSSERDGGLEDGAAAAGIHWGACKNLPKPAPGAPAAKTDWQCGTLDVPLDHDKPDGEKIGIAMIRAKATGPRADRIGSLLFNFGGPGGSGIDTLPGLAPQYKTLHKRYDIVSFDPRGVGRSEGVHCLDDRALDKYFAADNTPDDKAEEKAYLDRIHDFAAACEKKSGRILPHVATESAARDMDLMRAALGDDKMHYFGISYGTELGAVYAHLFPQRIGRAVLDSPVDPTQNSAQRSLAQAKGFQRALENYAEDCARQGKQCPLGDAAAGEPAVATEDVADLLQRLDGKPIPATSGRDLTESLATGGIAQSLYSKQLWPLLTQGLEQAQGDDGATLLLLADALNGREPDGHYTTLQSSFLAVNCADTKDRYSIDDIRDRLPEFRKASPVFGDFMAWGLASCDGWPVTGKRLTPQVSAKGADTMLVVGSTGDPATPFEGTQRMVDALGGDVAVKLTRVGQGHGAYGSGNRCTQEAVDTYLLDGRAPKNDTTCRK, from the coding sequence GTGCGGGTCACCAAGCCGACCACCGCCGTCACCGCCGCCACCGTCCTTCTGACCGCCCTGGCCGCGGCCGGCTGCGGCATCGCGTCGTCGTCCGAGCGCGACGGCGGCCTGGAGGACGGCGCGGCGGCCGCCGGCATCCACTGGGGGGCGTGCAAGAACCTCCCCAAGCCCGCGCCCGGGGCGCCGGCCGCGAAGACCGACTGGCAGTGCGGCACGCTCGACGTACCGCTCGACCACGACAAGCCGGACGGCGAGAAGATCGGCATCGCCATGATCCGCGCCAAGGCCACCGGGCCGCGGGCGGACCGCATCGGCTCGCTGCTCTTCAACTTCGGCGGCCCCGGCGGCTCCGGCATCGACACCCTCCCGGGCCTCGCCCCCCAGTACAAGACGCTGCACAAGCGCTACGACATCGTCAGCTTCGACCCGCGCGGCGTGGGCCGCAGCGAGGGCGTGCACTGCCTCGACGACCGCGCGCTCGACAAGTACTTCGCCGCCGACAACACCCCCGACGACAAGGCGGAGGAGAAGGCGTACCTCGACCGGATCCACGACTTCGCCGCCGCCTGCGAGAAGAAGTCGGGCAGGATCCTGCCGCACGTCGCCACCGAGAGCGCCGCCCGCGACATGGACCTCATGCGCGCCGCGCTCGGCGACGACAAGATGCACTACTTCGGCATCTCCTACGGGACCGAACTGGGCGCCGTCTACGCCCACCTCTTCCCGCAGCGGATCGGCCGGGCCGTGCTCGACAGCCCGGTGGACCCCACGCAGAACAGCGCGCAGCGCTCGCTGGCGCAGGCGAAGGGCTTCCAGCGGGCGCTGGAGAACTACGCCGAGGACTGCGCCCGGCAGGGCAAGCAGTGCCCCCTCGGCGACGCCGCCGCCGGCGAGCCCGCGGTGGCCACCGAGGACGTCGCGGACCTGCTGCAGCGGCTCGACGGCAAGCCGATCCCGGCCACCTCCGGCCGCGACCTGACGGAGTCGCTGGCCACCGGGGGCATCGCGCAGTCGCTGTACTCCAAGCAGCTCTGGCCGCTGCTGACCCAGGGCCTGGAGCAGGCGCAGGGCGACGACGGCGCGACCCTGCTGCTCCTGGCCGACGCACTCAACGGCCGCGAGCCCGACGGGCACTACACCACGCTCCAGTCGTCCTTCCTCGCGGTCAACTGCGCGGACACCAAGGACCGCTACTCGATCGACGACATCCGCGACCGGCTGCCGGAGTTCCGCAAGGCGTCGCCGGTCTTCGGCGACTTCATGGCCTGGGGCCTGGCGTCCTGCGACGGCTGGCCGGTGACGGGCAAGCGCTTGACGCCGCAGGTGAGCGCGAAGGGCGCGGACACGATGCTGGTCGTCGGCAGCACCGGCGACCCGGCGACGCCGTTCGAGGGCACGCAGCGGATGGTCGACGCGCTCGGCGGCGACGTGGCGGTGAAGCTCACGCGCGTCGGCCAGGGGCACGGGGCGTACGGCAGCGGCAACCGCTGCACGCAGGAGGCGGTCGACACGTACCTGCTCGACGGCCGGGCCCCGAAGAACGACACGACCTGCCGCAAGTAG
- the moeZ gene encoding adenylyltransferase/sulfurtransferase MoeZ produces the protein MSLPPLVEPAPELSVDEVRRYSRHLIIPDVGMAGQKRLKNAKVLCVGAGGLGSPALMYMAAAGVGTLGIVEFDEVDESNLQRQVIHSQADIGRPKAESARDTVLGINPYVKVQLHQERLDSSNVMEMFAEYDLIVDGTDNFATRYLVNDACVLLGKPYVWGSIYRFDGQASVFWAEHGPCYRCLYPEPPPPGMVPSCAEGGVLGVLCASIGSIQVNEAIKLLAGIGDPLVGRLMIYDALEMQYRQVKVRKDPDCAVCGENPTVTELIDYEAFCGVVSDEAQEAAAGSTITPKQLKEWIDDGENIDIIDVREPNEYEIVSIPGARLVPKDEFLMGNALEGLPQDKKIVLHCKTGVRSAEVLAVLKSAGFADAVHVGGGVVGWVNQIEPDKPVY, from the coding sequence GTGTCGCTGCCACCGCTGGTCGAGCCCGCCCCCGAGCTCTCCGTCGACGAGGTCCGCAGGTACTCGCGCCACCTGATCATCCCGGACGTCGGGATGGCCGGCCAGAAGCGGCTGAAGAACGCCAAGGTGCTCTGTGTGGGCGCCGGCGGCCTCGGCTCGCCCGCGCTGATGTACATGGCGGCGGCGGGTGTGGGCACGCTCGGCATCGTCGAGTTCGACGAGGTCGACGAGTCGAACCTGCAGCGGCAGGTCATCCACAGCCAGGCGGACATCGGCCGCCCCAAGGCGGAGTCCGCCCGCGACACGGTGCTGGGCATCAACCCGTACGTGAAGGTCCAGCTCCACCAGGAGCGGCTGGACTCCTCGAACGTCATGGAGATGTTCGCGGAGTACGACCTGATCGTCGACGGCACGGACAACTTCGCCACCCGCTACCTGGTCAACGACGCCTGCGTGCTGCTCGGCAAGCCGTACGTCTGGGGCTCCATCTACCGCTTCGACGGCCAGGCGTCGGTCTTCTGGGCCGAGCACGGCCCGTGCTACCGCTGCCTGTACCCCGAGCCCCCGCCGCCCGGCATGGTGCCGAGCTGCGCCGAGGGCGGCGTGCTGGGCGTGCTGTGCGCGTCGATCGGCTCGATCCAGGTCAACGAGGCCATCAAGCTGCTCGCCGGCATCGGCGACCCGCTGGTCGGCCGGCTGATGATCTACGACGCCCTGGAGATGCAGTACCGCCAGGTCAAGGTCCGCAAGGACCCGGACTGCGCGGTCTGCGGCGAGAACCCGACCGTCACCGAGCTCATCGACTACGAGGCGTTCTGCGGCGTCGTCTCCGACGAGGCGCAGGAGGCCGCGGCCGGCTCCACGATCACTCCGAAGCAGCTCAAGGAGTGGATCGACGACGGCGAGAACATCGACATCATCGACGTCCGGGAGCCCAACGAGTACGAGATCGTCTCGATCCCCGGCGCGCGGCTGGTCCCGAAGGACGAGTTCCTCATGGGCAACGCCCTGGAGGGGCTGCCGCAGGACAAGAAGATCGTCTTGCATTGCAAGACGGGTGTCCGGTCCGCGGAAGTCCTGGCGGTGCTGAAGTCGGCGGGCTTCGCCGACGCGGTGCACGTGGGCGGCGGCGTGGTCGGCTGGGTGAACCAGATCGAGCCGGACAAGCCCGTCTACTGA
- a CDS encoding spherulation-specific family 4 protein: MPHLRPDGPGRPPGAAAALRDLPGVPPAPEGRRQLPPQPAETPLRLAVPGYAHPLVAPVEWGELTRPAAAGAVHWTVLDVAGGPGARPDPHCLEAAGRLKSARVRTLGMLDLRHGRRPFGELITEAHRFLEWYRVDGFYLGRCPAGRDRLPEVRRVTTTLGALAPRTHVVLGIGTHPYPGYAEAADQLVTFAGPWADYRWSQVAEWTAEYPAERFCHLVHGVPPTHLDEAMRVARWQGAASVFFTDRTGWEALPGYWDDLVSRLGQGVSE, encoded by the coding sequence ATGCCGCATCTGAGACCTGACGGGCCGGGCAGGCCGCCCGGCGCGGCCGCGGCGCTGCGGGACCTGCCGGGCGTACCGCCCGCGCCGGAGGGCCGGCGGCAGCTCCCGCCGCAGCCGGCCGAGACGCCCCTCCGCCTCGCCGTCCCCGGCTACGCGCACCCCCTCGTCGCCCCCGTCGAGTGGGGCGAGCTGACCCGGCCCGCCGCCGCGGGCGCCGTCCACTGGACGGTGCTCGACGTCGCCGGCGGGCCCGGCGCCCGCCCCGACCCGCACTGCCTGGAGGCCGCGGGCCGGCTGAAGTCGGCGCGGGTGCGCACCCTGGGCATGCTCGACCTGCGCCACGGCCGCCGCCCCTTCGGCGAGTTGATCACCGAAGCGCACCGGTTCCTGGAGTGGTACCGCGTCGACGGCTTCTACCTCGGCCGCTGCCCCGCCGGCCGCGACCGGCTGCCGGAGGTCCGGCGGGTCACCACGACGCTCGGCGCGCTCGCCCCGCGCACCCACGTCGTCCTCGGCATCGGCACGCACCCGTACCCCGGCTACGCCGAGGCCGCCGACCAGCTCGTCACCTTCGCGGGTCCGTGGGCGGACTACCGCTGGTCGCAGGTCGCCGAGTGGACCGCGGAGTACCCCGCCGAGCGGTTCTGCCACCTGGTCCACGGCGTGCCGCCGACGCATCTGGACGAGGCGATGCGGGTCGCCCGCTGGCAGGGCGCGGCCTCGGTGTTCTTCACGGACAGGACCGGCTGGGAGGCGCTGCCCGGCTACTGGGACGACCTTGTCTCGCGTCTCGGACAGGGTGTCTCGGAATGA
- a CDS encoding NAD-dependent epimerase/dehydratase family protein, whose protein sequence is MRVLLIGGTGFVGRYVADRLLADPAVQLTALGRGDDADVRFDLSSGSPGALTRFLDAVHPGVVVNCAGTTRGSARDLTRHNTVAVATLCEAMRRSSCSARLVHVGCASEYGPSPAGSSTAEDALPRPGGPYGVSKLAATELVLGSGLDAIVLRVFSPAGPGTPAGSPLGRLAEALRRAMQQGDGELKLGGLGAQRDFVDVRDVARAVHAASLSAAQGVVNIGGGRAVRLRDAAAALARIAGYGGQLHEYDTTLTGRIPQPAGAGHGLGHGGHGPGHGMGHPLGHGHGPAHGPGHGTNGGPGTEPAAVAAAYPYPDGCGAWQQADIRTARDRLGWRPRIGIEESLADIWMEAACRI, encoded by the coding sequence ATGAGGGTGTTGCTCATCGGCGGCACCGGCTTCGTCGGCCGCTACGTCGCCGACCGCCTGCTCGCCGACCCCGCCGTGCAGCTCACCGCGCTCGGCCGCGGCGACGACGCCGACGTGCGGTTCGACCTGTCGTCCGGCAGCCCCGGCGCGCTGACCCGGTTCCTCGACGCCGTGCACCCGGGCGTCGTCGTCAACTGCGCCGGCACCACCCGCGGCAGCGCCCGCGACCTGACCCGGCACAACACCGTCGCCGTCGCCACCCTCTGCGAGGCCATGCGGCGCAGCAGTTGCTCCGCGCGGCTGGTGCACGTGGGCTGCGCCTCGGAGTACGGTCCCTCGCCGGCCGGCTCGTCGACGGCCGAGGACGCGCTGCCGCGCCCCGGCGGCCCGTACGGCGTGAGCAAGCTCGCCGCGACCGAGCTGGTGCTCGGGTCCGGGCTCGACGCCATCGTGCTGCGGGTGTTCTCGCCCGCGGGTCCCGGCACCCCGGCGGGTTCACCGCTCGGCCGGCTGGCGGAGGCGCTGCGGCGGGCGATGCAGCAGGGCGACGGCGAGCTGAAGCTCGGCGGACTCGGCGCGCAGCGGGACTTCGTGGACGTACGGGACGTGGCGCGGGCGGTGCACGCCGCGTCGCTGTCGGCGGCGCAGGGCGTGGTGAACATCGGCGGCGGGCGCGCGGTGCGGCTGCGGGACGCGGCGGCGGCGCTGGCGCGGATCGCGGGGTACGGCGGCCAGTTGCACGAGTACGACACCACGCTGACCGGCCGGATCCCGCAGCCCGCGGGCGCAGGACACGGCCTCGGGCACGGCGGCCACGGCCCGGGGCACGGCATGGGCCACCCCCTGGGCCACGGCCACGGTCCCGCGCACGGACCCGGCCACGGCACGAACGGCGGCCCCGGCACGGAACCGGCGGCGGTCGCCGCGGCGTATCCGTATCCGGACGGGTGCGGCGCCTGGCAGCAGGCGGACATCAGGACGGCGCGGGACCGCCTGGGCTGGCGGCCCCGGATCGGAATCGAGGAGAGCCTTGCGGACATCTGGATGGAGGCGGCATGCCGCATCTGA
- a CDS encoding DUF3492 domain-containing protein, translating to MFSLRIGLLAEGGFPFAAGESPGWCDRLVRGLAHHEFDVFAFAVDAAQEASGLVPLPPQVRAVHVAPLWRPAPGERRYGRAERRRFAEHFAELAGALAAGGAGEVTGRESGQDRFASGLYGLAELARDAGGPGRALREEQAVRILERACRAPGAHPVVQGARVVELLAVAAHLDRALRPLGAGWYGDGDGGAGLAGADLCHALSGGPAALPGLLAHRFFGTPLLVTEYGVRLRRHYLESGWGAYAGGTVTVRTLVAAFHRRLAAEAYAMAALVTPGNAHARRWALRLGAEGHRLRTVYPGMDAARFAEVAEPPAAGDDSTLVWAGRIEPAGDLIALLHAFAEIRREEPAAHLVVAETGPPAAAHAGYRDHCRALAAQLFPDEAADAHAVGASPVSFEEIGDPALPDRAAAYAAGGVTVLSSVVAGFPVGLVEAMLCGRATVSTDVGAVREVIGGTGLVVPPRNPRALADACLALLRDPARRARLGAAARARAVELFTAEQNVDAFGSIYLELASHGPARATPHPFAHPPEAYLAAAPAPDADRAGAGPVLEGADR from the coding sequence GTGTTCTCGTTGCGCATCGGCCTTCTCGCGGAGGGCGGATTCCCGTTCGCCGCGGGCGAGTCGCCGGGGTGGTGCGACCGGCTCGTACGCGGGCTTGCGCACCATGAGTTCGACGTTTTCGCGTTTGCGGTCGATGCGGCGCAGGAGGCGTCGGGGCTCGTACCGCTGCCGCCGCAGGTGCGGGCGGTGCACGTCGCGCCGTTGTGGCGCCCGGCGCCCGGCGAGCGCCGCTACGGGCGCGCCGAACGGCGGCGCTTCGCCGAGCACTTCGCGGAGTTGGCGGGCGCGCTGGCGGCCGGGGGCGCCGGGGAGGTCACGGGGCGGGAGTCCGGGCAGGACCGTTTCGCTTCCGGTCTCTACGGGCTGGCGGAGCTGGCCAGGGACGCGGGCGGGCCGGGGCGCGCGCTGCGCGAGGAGCAGGCGGTGCGGATCCTGGAACGGGCCTGCCGGGCGCCGGGCGCACATCCGGTGGTGCAGGGGGCGCGCGTCGTGGAGTTGCTCGCGGTCGCCGCGCATCTGGACCGGGCGCTGCGGCCGTTGGGCGCCGGGTGGTACGGAGACGGGGACGGCGGCGCCGGGCTGGCCGGGGCCGACCTGTGCCACGCCCTGTCCGGCGGCCCCGCGGCGCTGCCGGGGCTGCTCGCACACCGGTTCTTCGGCACGCCGCTGCTGGTCACGGAGTACGGGGTGCGGCTGCGCCGGCACTACCTGGAGAGCGGCTGGGGGGCGTACGCCGGCGGCACCGTGACCGTACGGACGCTGGTGGCGGCCTTCCACCGCCGGCTGGCGGCCGAGGCGTACGCCATGGCGGCGCTCGTGACCCCGGGCAACGCGCACGCGCGGCGCTGGGCGCTGCGCCTGGGCGCGGAGGGGCACAGGCTGCGGACGGTGTACCCGGGCATGGACGCGGCACGGTTCGCCGAGGTGGCGGAACCGCCGGCGGCCGGGGACGACAGCACCCTGGTCTGGGCCGGACGGATAGAGCCGGCCGGCGACCTCATCGCGCTGCTGCACGCGTTCGCGGAGATCCGCAGGGAGGAGCCGGCAGCCCACCTCGTCGTGGCGGAGACGGGCCCCCCGGCCGCCGCCCATGCGGGCTACCGCGACCACTGCCGCGCGCTGGCCGCCCAGCTCTTTCCCGACGAGGCGGCCGACGCGCACGCGGTGGGCGCAAGCCCGGTGTCGTTCGAGGAGATCGGCGACCCGGCGCTGCCGGACCGGGCGGCGGCGTACGCGGCGGGCGGGGTGACGGTGCTCTCCAGCGTGGTGGCGGGCTTCCCCGTGGGCCTGGTCGAGGCGATGCTCTGCGGCCGGGCGACGGTGTCGACCGACGTCGGCGCGGTCCGGGAGGTCATCGGCGGCACGGGCCTCGTGGTCCCGCCGCGGAACCCGCGGGCGCTCGCGGACGCCTGTCTGGCGCTGCTCCGCGACCCGGCGCGCCGCGCGCGGCTGGGCGCGGCGGCGCGGGCGCGCGCGGTGGAGCTGTTCACGGCGGAGCAGAACGTGGACGCGTTCGGCTCCATCTACCTGGAGCTGGCCTCCCACGGCCCGGCCCGCGCCACCCCGCATCCCTTCGCGCACCCTCCGGAGGCGTATCTGGCGGCCGCGCCGGCGCCGGACGCCGACCGGGCGGGTGCGGGCCCCGTGCTTGAGGGGGCCGACCGATGA
- a CDS encoding DUF3152 domain-containing protein codes for MPRVSDTGPVPRAAGTGPVPRVSGTGPIPRVSDTGPTPRVADTGSMRRVAGPGGPPPVHGMPRPPRGRTAPVDDTGERPLGHPEHHEPGGGWGVPPYEQPGRGPVAATVAATPTPVRQDYLDAFDGPGPGHAAEPAARRHGDVPGPAPAPDDFGWPPPGDEEPPDGTATALHSTGGGHRRRRQRPTNRGRVATGVAAAVVTCALAAAIAGQVSDGRAKRADAAASDERKQRAGADDAASRSGDRDDPAGAEDPEGPDADEDARAVPATYTGKMAATYPLSRNLTGSGKLTTVPGRDKAPGRGEVVTYRVDVEEGLPLDGELFAAAVHKTLNDERSWGGQGDRTFERVGRDDESVFVITLASPGTTDEWCAKSGLDTSDEDVSCDSAATERVMINAFRWAQGSKTYGDDIHAYRQMLINHEVGHRLGHGHVGCEQDGALAPVMMQQTKYLSTDGATCKPNAWPYPRD; via the coding sequence ATTCCGCGGGTCTCCGATACGGGCCCCGTGCCGCGCGCCGCCGGGACCGGGCCGGTGCCCCGGGTCTCCGGCACCGGCCCGATTCCCCGCGTCTCGGACACCGGGCCGACGCCGCGGGTCGCCGACACCGGGTCGATGCGGCGCGTGGCCGGGCCCGGGGGGCCGCCGCCCGTGCACGGGATGCCGCGCCCGCCCCGTGGCCGCACGGCCCCCGTGGACGACACCGGCGAGCGCCCCCTCGGTCACCCCGAGCACCATGAGCCCGGCGGCGGTTGGGGTGTCCCGCCGTACGAGCAGCCCGGGCGCGGGCCCGTCGCCGCCACCGTCGCCGCCACGCCCACGCCCGTACGGCAGGACTACCTCGACGCCTTCGACGGGCCGGGGCCCGGCCACGCCGCAGAGCCCGCCGCGCGCCGCCACGGTGACGTGCCGGGTCCCGCCCCCGCCCCCGACGACTTCGGCTGGCCACCGCCCGGCGACGAGGAACCGCCCGACGGCACCGCGACCGCCCTGCACTCCACGGGCGGCGGCCACCGCCGCCGCCGGCAGCGCCCCACCAACCGCGGCCGGGTCGCCACCGGTGTCGCCGCCGCCGTCGTGACGTGCGCGCTCGCCGCCGCCATCGCCGGCCAGGTCTCCGACGGCCGCGCCAAGCGCGCCGACGCCGCCGCGTCCGACGAGCGCAAGCAGCGCGCCGGCGCCGACGACGCCGCCTCCCGCTCCGGCGACCGCGACGACCCGGCGGGCGCGGAGGACCCGGAAGGACCGGACGCCGACGAGGACGCGCGGGCCGTGCCCGCCACGTACACCGGGAAGATGGCGGCCACGTACCCCCTCAGCCGCAACCTCACCGGCTCCGGCAAGCTCACCACCGTCCCCGGCCGCGACAAGGCGCCCGGCCGCGGCGAGGTCGTCACCTACCGCGTGGACGTCGAGGAGGGACTGCCGCTCGACGGCGAGCTGTTCGCGGCCGCCGTGCACAAGACGCTCAACGACGAGCGCAGTTGGGGCGGCCAGGGCGACCGCACCTTCGAGCGGGTGGGCCGGGACGACGAGTCCGTGTTCGTCATCACCCTGGCCAGCCCGGGGACCACCGACGAGTGGTGCGCCAAGTCGGGGCTCGACACCAGCGACGAGGACGTGTCCTGCGACTCCGCCGCCACCGAGCGCGTGATGATCAACGCCTTCCGGTGGGCGCAGGGTTCGAAGACCTACGGCGACGACATCCACGCGTACCGGCAGATGCTCATCAACCACGAGGTGGGCCACCGGCTCGGGCACGGGCACGTCGGCTGCGAGCAGGACGGTGCGCTGGCGCCGGTGATGATGCAGCAGACGAAGTACCTGTCGACGGACGGCGCCACCTGCAAGCCCAACGCCTGGCCGTACCCGCGCGACTGA
- a CDS encoding alpha/beta fold hydrolase, producing MPSTERSLAGDEAFPANGSPGTVPPPPPEGRGGVERRQVTLPGLTVAVRGHPPACAGLPPAVYVHGLGGSALNWAGLGPLLAARVDGDAVDLPGFGDSPPPDDGDYSLSGHARAVIRCLDAAGRGPVHLFGNSLGGTIVTRVAALRPDLVRTLTLVSPALPELRPQRTAMPTALLAVPGVTALFARLTRDWTAEQRTRAVLGLCYGDPGRVSPEGFAEHAREYAKRMRLPYHWDALERSARGVVGAYTLGGQHSLWRLAERVLAPTLLIYGGRDQLVSFRMARRAKAAFRNSRLLALPAAGHVAMMEYPEVVARAFTEMLDEYETGIADASPGGS from the coding sequence ATGCCGTCGACAGAGCGCTCTCTGGCGGGCGACGAAGCATTCCCGGCGAACGGCTCGCCCGGGACCGTGCCGCCCCCTCCTCCCGAAGGCCGGGGCGGCGTCGAGCGACGGCAGGTGACGCTCCCCGGACTCACCGTCGCCGTCCGCGGCCACCCGCCGGCGTGCGCGGGACTGCCGCCCGCGGTGTACGTGCACGGGCTCGGCGGCTCCGCGCTGAACTGGGCCGGACTCGGCCCCCTGCTCGCCGCCCGCGTCGACGGCGACGCCGTCGACCTGCCCGGCTTCGGCGACTCACCGCCCCCCGACGACGGCGACTACTCCCTCTCCGGCCACGCCCGCGCCGTCATCCGCTGCCTCGACGCGGCCGGTCGCGGCCCCGTACACCTCTTCGGCAACTCGCTGGGCGGCACCATCGTCACCCGCGTCGCGGCCCTCCGACCCGACCTGGTGCGCACCCTCACCCTCGTCTCCCCTGCACTGCCCGAACTGCGGCCGCAGCGCACCGCGATGCCCACCGCGCTGCTCGCCGTGCCCGGCGTCACCGCACTCTTCGCCCGGCTGACCCGGGACTGGACCGCGGAGCAGCGCACCCGCGCGGTGCTGGGCCTCTGCTACGGCGACCCGGGCCGGGTCAGCCCGGAGGGGTTCGCGGAGCACGCGCGCGAGTACGCCAAGCGCATGCGGCTGCCGTACCACTGGGACGCGCTGGAGCGGTCGGCGCGCGGGGTCGTCGGCGCGTACACCCTGGGCGGGCAGCATTCACTGTGGCGGCTGGCCGAGCGGGTGCTGGCCCCTACGCTGCTCATCTACGGAGGGCGCGACCAACTCGTATCGTTCAGGATGGCGCGGCGGGCGAAGGCCGCGTTCCGCAACTCACGGTTGCTGGCCCTGCCTGCGGCCGGGCACGTGGCCATGATGGAGTACCCGGAAGTGGTGGCCAGGGCGTTCACCGAGATGTTGGACGAGTACGAGACAGGGATCGCAGACGCGAGCCCCGGCGGGAGCTGA
- a CDS encoding TetR/AcrR family transcriptional regulator translates to MTAMEQAETRPRSTRLPRRARRNQLLGAAQEVFVAQGYHSAAMDDIADRAGVSKPVLYQHFPGKLELYLALLDQHCDALLKAVRAALASTADNKQRVAATMDAYYAFVEDEGGAFRLVFESDLTNEPAVRERVDRVSLDCAQAVSEVIAEDTDLPVEQAMLLAVGLCGMAQITARYWLGSGRSIPRDDAARLIASLSWRGIAGFPMHGGPDQP, encoded by the coding sequence GTGACAGCCATGGAGCAGGCCGAGACGCGTCCACGCAGTACGAGGCTCCCCCGCCGCGCGCGCCGCAACCAGCTCCTCGGTGCGGCCCAGGAGGTCTTCGTCGCCCAGGGGTACCACTCCGCCGCCATGGATGACATCGCGGACCGCGCCGGCGTCAGCAAGCCGGTGCTCTACCAGCACTTCCCCGGCAAGTTGGAGCTGTACCTCGCCCTGCTCGACCAGCACTGCGACGCGCTGCTCAAGGCGGTGCGCGCGGCGCTCGCGTCCACGGCGGACAACAAGCAGCGCGTCGCCGCCACGATGGACGCGTACTACGCCTTCGTCGAGGACGAGGGCGGCGCCTTCCGGCTGGTCTTCGAGTCCGATCTGACCAACGAGCCCGCGGTGCGCGAGCGCGTCGACCGGGTCAGCCTGGACTGCGCGCAGGCGGTCAGCGAGGTCATCGCCGAGGACACCGACCTGCCGGTCGAGCAGGCGATGCTGCTCGCGGTGGGGCTGTGCGGCATGGCGCAGATCACCGCGCGCTACTGGCTGGGCTCCGGCCGGTCCATCCCGCGCGACGACGCCGCCCGCCTGATCGCCTCGCTCTCCTGGCGCGGCATCGCCGGCTTCCCGATGCACGGGGGCCCGGACCAGCCGTAG
- a CDS encoding DUF3107 domain-containing protein encodes MEVKIGVQHAPREISLESGQSAEEIESAVADALGGKSEVLTLVDDRGRKILVPSGRIAYVEIGAPTARKVGFGAL; translated from the coding sequence GTGGAGGTCAAGATCGGCGTGCAGCACGCCCCCCGAGAGATCAGCCTGGAGAGCGGGCAGTCCGCCGAAGAGATCGAGAGCGCGGTGGCGGACGCGCTCGGCGGCAAGTCGGAGGTGCTGACCCTGGTCGACGACCGCGGCCGGAAGATCCTCGTGCCGTCGGGCCGTATCGCCTACGTGGAGATCGGCGCGCCCACCGCGCGCAAGGTGGGCTTCGGCGCCCTCTGA
- a CDS encoding ferritin-like fold-containing protein yields the protein MDTPPADEAAPQDTGETGAAADTAASGVAAEDWAQAAADPQYRAAVVDLLGALAYGELAAFERLAEDAKLAPGVEDKAELAAMAAAEFHHFERLRDRLAEIDEDPARAMEPFAAALNEFHRQTAPSDWLEGLVKAYVGDSIASDFYREVAVRLDSDTRGLVLSVLDDTGHATFAVGKVRSAIEADPRLGGRLALWARRLMGEALSQAQRVVAERDALSMMLVGGVADGFDLAEVGRMFSRITEAHTKRMAALGLSA from the coding sequence ATGGACACTCCCCCTGCCGACGAGGCCGCCCCCCAGGACACCGGCGAAACCGGCGCCGCCGCCGACACCGCCGCATCCGGCGTAGCCGCCGAGGACTGGGCGCAGGCCGCCGCCGACCCGCAGTACCGGGCCGCGGTCGTGGACCTGCTCGGCGCCCTCGCCTACGGCGAGCTGGCCGCCTTCGAGCGGCTGGCGGAGGACGCGAAGCTGGCGCCCGGCGTGGAGGACAAGGCGGAGCTGGCGGCGATGGCCGCCGCCGAGTTCCACCACTTCGAGCGGCTGCGGGACCGGCTGGCCGAGATCGACGAGGACCCGGCGCGGGCAATGGAGCCGTTCGCCGCCGCGCTGAACGAGTTCCACCGCCAGACGGCGCCGTCCGACTGGCTGGAGGGCCTGGTCAAGGCGTACGTCGGCGACTCGATCGCCAGCGACTTCTACCGCGAGGTCGCGGTCCGGCTGGACTCGGACACCCGCGGCCTGGTGCTGAGCGTGCTGGACGACACCGGGCACGCCACCTTTGCCGTCGGGAAGGTCCGCAGCGCGATCGAGGCCGACCCCCGGCTGGGCGGCCGGCTGGCGCTCTGGGCGCGGCGGCTGATGGGCGAGGCGCTGAGCCAGGCGCAGCGGGTGGTGGCGGAGCGGGACGCGCTGTCGATGATGCTCGTGGGCGGCGTCGCCGACGGGTTCGACCTGGCGGAGGTGGGGCGGATGTTCTCGCGTATCACCGAGGCGCACACCAAGCGGATGGCGGCGCTGGGTCTCTCCGCATAG